In Salmo trutta chromosome 16, fSalTru1.1, whole genome shotgun sequence, a genomic segment contains:
- the LOC115150807 gene encoding G-protein coupled receptor 22-like has protein sequence METDSYTPTPVPSDWAGMVVSVGALEEVSGGSVSSSTAWYMPYSLGFQVSLTAFLMLELVLGFSSNMTVLVLYCSQSNLVDSVSNMVTVNLHVLDVVLCVLCLPLTLVVVLLPPGPNLALLCCFHEACVTFASISTAINVLVISVDRYDISVRPANRLLTPRRAGLLLTAVWATSLAVFFIPFLEVEFLTGGSENGKHIPTSSSSATTLAPVWRNRTLLCVGGQGYHTGLAMYYHLLLQVPIFFTTVAVMLFTYSRILRALNIHIGSHIKNSQRFRRPPCRGRRKRQKQKAGLGVIEGGEQCTDTSKQLSHPPCIPPISTATSPPALSSAPLVSLEGPATAAPVPGPTVQASVSAIIALRRAVRRHRDRRERQRRVFRMSLLIISTFLGCWAPLSMANVLILGLGPSDTLVSMRLWFLALAYGTTVSHPLLYAFTRQKLRRALRAKVKKRVVSLLQLDPSPGGTVIHNSWVKPKKGCQLRLEGSDATGRCLAEPL, from the coding sequence ATGGAGACGGACAGCTACACCCCGACCCCGGTCCCCAGCGACTGGGCTGGGATGGTGGTGAGTGTGGGGGCCCTGGAGGAGGTCTCAGGGGGGAGTGTCTCCTCCAGCACAGCCTGGTACATGCCCTACTCCCTGGGCTTCCAGGTGTCCCTGACTGCCTTCCTTATGCTGGAGCTGGTGCTGGGCTTCAGCAGCAACATGACGGTGCTGGTGCTCTACTGCTCTCAGTCCAACCTGGTCGACTCGGTCAGCAACATGGTCACGGTCAACCTGCATGTGCTggatgtggtgttgtgtgtgcTGTGTCTGCCTCTGACCCTGGTGGTGGTGCTGCTACCCCCAGGGCCAAACCTTGCCCTGCTCTGCTGCTTCCACGAGGCCTGTGTCACCTTTGCCTCCATCTCTACTGCCATTAATGTGCTGGTCATCAGCGTGGACCGCTACGACATCTCCGTCCGACCCGCCAACCGGTTGCTCACCCCGCGGAGGGCAGGGCTGCTGCTGACTGCCGTCTGGGCCACGTCTCTGGCCGTCTTCTTCATCCCTTTCCTGGAGGTGGAGTTTCTCACTGGAGGGTCGGAGAATGGGAAGCACAtccccacctcttcctcctccgccaCCACCTTGGCGCCAGTGTGGCGTAACCGGACACTGCTGTGTGTGGGCGGCCAGGGCTACCACACAGGCTTGGCCATGTACTACCACCTCCTGCTGCAGGTGCCCATCTTCTTTACCACGGTGGCAGTCATGCTGTTCACATACTCACGGATCCTGCGGGCCTTGAACATTCACATCGGCTCTCATATTAAGAACAGCCAGCGCTTCAGGCGCCCACCCTGTAGGGGGCGCCGTAAGAGACAGAAGCAGAAGGCAGGGCTGGgagtgatagagggaggagagcagtGTACAGACACAAGCAAGCaactctctcaccctccctgcaTCCCCCCCATCTCCACAGCCACCTcccccccagccctgtcctcagcCCCTCTGGTCAGCTTAGAAGGCCCTGCCACTGCTGCCCCTGTCCCCGGTCCCACTGTCCAGGCGTCTGTGTCGGCCATCATCGCACTGCGGCGGGCCGTGAGGCGTCACCGGGACCGGCGGGAGCGCCAGCGGCGCGTCTTCAGGATGTCCCTCCTCATCATCTCCACCTTCCTGGGCTGCTGGGCTCCTCTGTCCATGGCCAATGTGCTGATCCTGGGCCTGGGCCCCAGCGACACCCTGGTCAGCATGCGCCTGTGGTTCCTGGCCCTGGCCTACGGCACCACCGTCTCCCACCCACTGCTCTATGCCTTCACGAGGCAGAAGCTGCGGCGTGCCCTCAGGGCCAAGGTAAAGAAGCGGGTGGTGTCCCTGCTGCAGTTGGACCCCTCGCCAGGAGGGACAGTCATACACAACTCCTGGGTGAAGCCAAAGAAGGGATGTCAGTTACGGCTGGAGGGCAGCGACGCCACTGGCCGTTGCCTGGCAGAGCCCCTGTGA